A window from uncultured Anaeromusa sp. encodes these proteins:
- the eno gene encoding phosphopyruvate hydratase: MTTILDVYAREILDSRGNPTVEVEVTLDSGVIGRAAVPSGASTGMYEAVELRDGDKGRYLGKGVLTAVKNVNDIIAPQIVGMDALEQIAIDEAMIELDGTPNKGKLGANAILGVSMAVAKAAAEALDMPLYQYLGGFSARELPVPMMNILNGGAHADNNVDIQEFMVMPVGAASFAEALRMCAEIYHGLKGVLKKRGLNSAIGDEGGFAPNLASNEEAIEVILEAIAGAGYKAGEQVMIAIDAAASELYKDGKYHLEGEGVVKTSAEMVEYYAKLAEKYPIISLEDGLAEDDWDGWKLLTERLGDKVQLVGDDLFVTNVERLSQGIATGTANSILIKVNQIGTLTETFSTIEMAKRAGYTCVISHRSGETEDATIADIAVAVNAGQIKTGAPARTDRVAKYNQLLRIEDRLCDVARYNGKSVFYNLK; the protein is encoded by the coding sequence ATGACAACAATTTTAGACGTATACGCTCGCGAGATTCTTGATTCCCGTGGCAACCCGACGGTAGAAGTGGAAGTAACCCTGGACAGCGGCGTTATTGGCCGCGCTGCGGTTCCTTCCGGCGCTTCTACAGGCATGTACGAAGCCGTAGAACTGCGTGACGGCGACAAAGGCCGCTACTTGGGCAAAGGCGTACTGACGGCTGTGAAAAACGTCAACGACATCATTGCTCCCCAGATCGTAGGCATGGATGCATTGGAACAGATTGCTATCGACGAAGCCATGATTGAGCTTGACGGCACGCCGAACAAAGGCAAGCTGGGGGCCAATGCTATCTTGGGCGTCTCCATGGCTGTAGCCAAAGCAGCTGCGGAAGCCTTGGATATGCCTTTGTACCAGTACCTAGGCGGCTTCAGCGCCCGTGAACTGCCGGTGCCGATGATGAACATCCTTAACGGCGGCGCTCATGCAGACAACAACGTAGACATCCAGGAATTCATGGTTATGCCTGTTGGAGCTGCCAGCTTTGCTGAAGCTCTGCGTATGTGCGCGGAAATCTACCATGGCCTCAAAGGCGTACTCAAAAAGCGCGGCCTGAACAGCGCCATTGGCGACGAAGGCGGCTTTGCGCCGAACCTGGCTTCTAACGAAGAAGCTATTGAAGTCATTTTGGAAGCCATTGCCGGCGCTGGCTACAAAGCAGGCGAGCAGGTAATGATCGCCATTGACGCCGCTGCTTCCGAGCTCTACAAAGACGGCAAATACCATCTGGAAGGCGAAGGCGTGGTTAAAACGTCCGCCGAAATGGTTGAATACTATGCGAAACTGGCTGAAAAATATCCTATCATTTCCTTGGAAGACGGCCTGGCTGAAGACGACTGGGACGGCTGGAAACTCCTCACCGAGCGTCTGGGCGACAAAGTGCAGCTTGTTGGCGACGATCTCTTCGTAACCAACGTAGAGCGTTTGAGCCAGGGCATTGCCACTGGTACTGCCAACTCCATTTTGATCAAAGTGAACCAGATTGGTACGCTGACGGAAACCTTCAGCACCATCGAAATGGCGAAACGCGCCGGCTATACCTGCGTCATCTCTCACCGCAGCGGTGAAACCGAAGACGCTACTATTGCTGACATCGCCGTAGCTGTTAACGCTGGCCAGATTAAAACCGGCGCTCCGGCCCGTACGGACCGCGTAGCTAAATACAACCAATTGCTCCGCATCGAAGACCGTCTGTGCGACGTAGCTCGCTACAACGGTAAAAGTGTGTTCTATAACCTCAAATAA
- the gpmI gene encoding 2,3-bisphosphoglycerate-independent phosphoglycerate mutase, with product MTKLKTPVALVILDGWGLGRQDDANNAIVQAKTPHMTLLSEMYPTTSLQCSGEAVGLPEGQMGNSEVGHLNIGAGRVVYQELTRITKAIRDGEFFKNPVLCQVMDQVAAKGTSLHLMGLLSDGGVHSHESHVYALLRMAKERGIEKVYVHAFLDGRDVPPSSAPQYLDGLAAKMQEYGVGCISTISGRYYAMDRDKRWERVEKAYRTMTCRDGLAAPSVKEAIERAYERGETDEFVQPTAIAGCGDCGIQAGDGAIFFNFRPDRARQLTRVFVDPDFDGFKRVCGAGEVAFATLTQYEESLAVPVAYKPQYLKQTLGEVFSEHGCRQLRIAETEKYAHVTFFFSGGEEKPFAGEERILVPSPKVATYDLQPEMSAVEVTDRLVAEIKAAKYDLIILNYANGDMVGHTGKLDAAIKAVETVDVCMGRITAAMRERGGVTLVTADHGNAEQMVDPQTGGAYTAHTTNEVPLILVSEAHKGQSLQAGSLCDLAPTILALAGLPQPEEMTGKSLLQK from the coding sequence GTGACCAAACTTAAGACGCCCGTAGCGCTGGTCATTTTGGATGGCTGGGGCTTGGGGCGCCAGGATGACGCCAATAACGCCATTGTGCAGGCGAAAACGCCGCACATGACCCTGTTGTCGGAGATGTATCCCACGACAAGCCTGCAGTGCTCCGGCGAAGCCGTCGGCTTGCCGGAAGGGCAAATGGGCAACTCCGAAGTAGGCCATTTAAACATTGGCGCAGGCCGTGTGGTGTATCAGGAGCTGACCCGTATTACCAAAGCCATTCGGGACGGAGAGTTTTTCAAAAACCCTGTATTGTGCCAGGTGATGGATCAGGTGGCGGCTAAAGGAACTTCACTACACTTGATGGGACTTCTCTCCGACGGCGGCGTGCATAGTCATGAAAGCCATGTGTATGCGCTGCTGCGGATGGCTAAGGAGCGCGGCATAGAGAAAGTCTATGTCCACGCCTTCTTGGACGGGCGCGATGTGCCCCCGTCCAGTGCGCCGCAATACTTGGACGGTCTGGCGGCTAAAATGCAGGAGTACGGCGTGGGCTGCATTTCGACCATTTCCGGCCGCTATTACGCTATGGACCGTGACAAACGCTGGGAACGGGTAGAAAAAGCCTATCGGACGATGACTTGCCGTGACGGTTTGGCGGCTCCAAGCGTTAAAGAAGCAATTGAACGAGCTTACGAGCGCGGCGAGACGGACGAATTTGTACAGCCTACGGCTATTGCTGGTTGCGGCGACTGCGGCATTCAAGCAGGCGACGGCGCTATTTTCTTCAACTTCCGTCCTGACCGGGCGCGCCAGTTGACTCGGGTATTTGTGGATCCGGACTTTGACGGCTTCAAGCGCGTCTGCGGCGCTGGCGAAGTAGCCTTTGCCACGCTGACCCAGTATGAAGAGTCTTTGGCTGTGCCTGTGGCGTACAAACCGCAGTATCTGAAGCAGACCTTGGGCGAAGTGTTCAGCGAACACGGCTGCCGTCAACTGCGCATTGCGGAAACGGAAAAATACGCCCATGTGACCTTCTTCTTTTCCGGCGGCGAAGAAAAGCCTTTTGCAGGAGAAGAGCGCATTCTTGTGCCTTCGCCCAAAGTGGCTACGTATGACTTGCAGCCGGAAATGAGCGCGGTAGAAGTGACGGATCGTCTGGTAGCGGAAATTAAAGCCGCCAAGTATGATCTGATCATTCTTAATTACGCTAATGGCGACATGGTAGGACACACAGGCAAGCTGGACGCCGCCATTAAGGCGGTAGAGACAGTGGACGTCTGCATGGGCCGCATTACGGCTGCTATGAGGGAGCGGGGCGGCGTCACCTTGGTGACAGCCGACCACGGCAACGCAGAGCAGATGGTGGACCCGCAGACAGGCGGGGCTTATACGGCGCATACTACCAATGAAGTGCCGCTGATCCTGGTGTCTGAAGCCCACAAGGGACAATCCTTGCAGGCAGGAAGTCTGTGCGATTTGGCGCCGACCATTTTGGCGCTGGCAGGCTTGCCGCAGCCTGAGGAAATGACCGGAAAAAGCTTGCTGCAAAAATAA
- the tpiA gene encoding triose-phosphate isomerase: protein MRTPIIAGNWKMHNTVAASLELAEALKPLVANAKAQVVVCPVFTSLAAVKRALEGSNIAVGAQNMHWEEKGAFTGEIAPAMLKDAGCEYVILGHSERRQYFAETDDTVNKKMHAAFNHGLTPIFCVGELLEEREAGTTEAVLERQVKEGMKGLNADQAAATVIAYEPVWAIGTGRTASAEDANAGCAYIRSVVKEVFGAAAADAVRIQYGGSVKAANAAELMGKSDIDGALVGGAALQADSFSGIVNF, encoded by the coding sequence ATGCGCACACCAATTATTGCGGGAAACTGGAAAATGCACAACACCGTGGCAGCTTCGCTGGAGTTGGCGGAAGCCCTCAAACCTTTAGTGGCTAACGCGAAAGCGCAAGTGGTGGTTTGTCCTGTATTTACCTCCTTGGCAGCTGTAAAAAGAGCGCTGGAAGGATCCAATATCGCTGTAGGCGCACAAAACATGCATTGGGAAGAAAAAGGCGCCTTTACCGGTGAAATTGCTCCAGCTATGCTGAAGGACGCCGGCTGCGAATATGTGATTCTCGGTCATTCCGAGCGTCGACAGTATTTTGCGGAAACCGATGACACGGTCAACAAGAAAATGCATGCCGCTTTTAATCATGGACTGACTCCTATTTTCTGCGTTGGCGAGCTTTTGGAAGAGCGCGAAGCCGGCACAACCGAAGCTGTTTTGGAACGTCAGGTTAAAGAAGGCATGAAAGGCTTGAATGCCGATCAGGCAGCAGCTACGGTTATTGCCTATGAGCCTGTTTGGGCCATCGGCACGGGCCGCACTGCTTCGGCGGAAGACGCCAATGCAGGCTGCGCGTATATCCGCAGCGTCGTCAAAGAAGTCTTTGGCGCAGCAGCAGCCGATGCGGTTCGTATTCAGTACGGCGGCAGTGTCAAAGCGGCCAATGCAGCGGAACTGATGGGCAAAAGCGATATCGACGGCGCTCTGGTGGGCGGCGCGGCGCTGCAGGCCGACAGCTTCAGCGGTATTGTCAATTTCTAA
- a CDS encoding phosphoglycerate kinase: MEKKSLKDIVVMGKKVFVRVDYNVPMKDGVITNDNRIRATLPTLEYLLAQNAALVLASHLGRPKGAPVPEFTLAPVAKRLSELLGKEVLFAPDCVGEEAAAMAKALKPGQILLLENLRYHKEEEKNDPEFSRQLASLAEVAVNDAFGVSHRAHASVEGITKYIPTVAGFLLEKEILFLGQAVNNPVRPFVAIIGGAKVSDKIGVIENLLTKVDRLIIGGGMANTFLAAKGFATGKSLVEEDKLDLARELMVKAKNAGKELLLPVDVTIADRFAADAANKVVAADAIEGDWMALDIGPVTSKAYAEALKDAKTVVWNGPMGVFEMDVFAKGTEAVAKAVAASGAKSIVGGGDSIAALEKLGLAREITHISTGGGASLEFLEGKVLPGVAALAGK; this comes from the coding sequence ATGGAAAAGAAGTCCCTCAAAGATATCGTAGTCATGGGCAAAAAAGTATTTGTCCGTGTCGACTACAATGTGCCGATGAAAGACGGCGTCATTACCAATGACAACCGTATTCGGGCTACGCTGCCGACGCTGGAATATTTGCTGGCGCAAAATGCTGCGCTGGTGCTGGCCAGCCATCTGGGCCGTCCGAAAGGCGCGCCAGTGCCGGAATTTACCTTGGCTCCTGTTGCCAAACGTCTGTCGGAGCTTTTGGGCAAGGAAGTGCTCTTTGCGCCGGACTGCGTGGGCGAAGAAGCGGCCGCTATGGCCAAAGCGTTGAAGCCGGGGCAGATTCTGCTGCTGGAAAACCTGCGCTACCACAAAGAAGAAGAAAAGAACGATCCTGAGTTTTCGCGGCAGTTGGCTTCTTTGGCGGAAGTGGCTGTAAACGACGCCTTCGGCGTTTCCCACCGGGCCCATGCTTCGGTGGAAGGGATCACTAAATACATTCCGACCGTAGCCGGCTTCCTGCTGGAAAAGGAAATCCTTTTCTTAGGGCAGGCTGTCAACAATCCGGTGCGTCCTTTTGTGGCCATCATTGGCGGCGCGAAGGTGTCGGACAAGATCGGCGTTATCGAAAACCTGCTGACCAAGGTGGACCGCCTGATTATCGGCGGCGGCATGGCCAACACCTTCTTAGCGGCTAAAGGGTTTGCCACCGGCAAATCTCTGGTAGAAGAAGATAAGCTGGATTTGGCGCGCGAGCTGATGGTGAAGGCGAAAAATGCGGGCAAAGAATTGCTGCTGCCTGTAGATGTCACCATTGCCGACCGCTTTGCAGCAGATGCAGCTAATAAAGTGGTGGCGGCTGACGCCATCGAAGGCGACTGGATGGCCCTTGATATCGGTCCTGTCACCAGCAAGGCGTATGCAGAAGCGCTCAAGGATGCCAAGACGGTAGTTTGGAACGGACCGATGGGCGTTTTTGAAATGGATGTCTTTGCTAAGGGAACCGAAGCGGTGGCTAAAGCAGTAGCGGCTTCCGGCGCGAAGAGCATTGTCGGCGGCGGTGATTCCATCGCGGCTTTAGAAAAATTGGGCCTGGCCCGTGAAATTACCCATATTTCTACTGGCGGCGGCGCTTCGCTGGAATTCTTGGAAGGCAAAGTCCTTCCCGGCGTAGCGGCTTTAGCCGGCAAGTAA
- the gap gene encoding type I glyceraldehyde-3-phosphate dehydrogenase, with protein MATKVGINGFGRIGRNVFRAALNNPAVDIVAVNDLTDAKTLAHLLKYDSVQGNLDMDIHAEGDQIMVNGKAIKVLAEKDPAQLPWKNLGVEVVVESTGRFTDATKAAAHRTAGAKKVIISAPAKNEDLTIVMGVNDDKYDAATHHIVSNASCTTNCLAPFAKVLNDKFGIKHGLMTTVHAYTNDQNILDLPHKDLRRARAAGLSIIPTTTGAAKAVALVLPELKGKLNGFAMRVPTPNVSVVDLVVDVEKATTAEEVNAALKAAAEGPLKGVLAYCEEPLVSKDFNGNANSSIVDALSTMVIEGTMVKVVSWYDNEWGYSNRVVDLIAYMAKKGL; from the coding sequence ATGGCAACAAAAGTAGGTATTAATGGATTTGGACGAATCGGGCGCAACGTATTTCGTGCGGCTCTGAACAATCCTGCAGTGGATATCGTCGCTGTCAATGACCTGACCGACGCCAAAACACTGGCGCATCTGCTGAAATATGACTCCGTACAGGGCAACCTGGATATGGACATTCATGCAGAAGGCGACCAGATCATGGTCAACGGCAAAGCCATCAAAGTGCTGGCGGAAAAAGATCCGGCTCAGCTTCCCTGGAAAAATCTCGGTGTTGAAGTGGTTGTGGAATCCACCGGCCGTTTCACTGACGCTACTAAAGCCGCAGCGCATCGCACTGCCGGCGCTAAGAAAGTCATCATTTCCGCTCCGGCGAAAAATGAAGACCTGACCATCGTTATGGGCGTTAACGACGACAAATATGACGCAGCTACGCATCATATCGTCTCCAACGCTTCTTGCACCACTAACTGCTTGGCTCCTTTCGCCAAGGTGCTCAACGACAAGTTCGGCATCAAACATGGCTTGATGACCACCGTTCATGCTTACACCAACGACCAGAACATTCTGGATCTGCCTCATAAGGATCTGCGCCGCGCTCGCGCTGCCGGCCTGTCCATCATTCCTACCACTACTGGCGCTGCAAAAGCGGTGGCTCTGGTTCTGCCGGAACTGAAAGGCAAACTCAATGGTTTTGCTATGCGTGTGCCTACTCCGAACGTGTCGGTTGTGGACCTTGTTGTGGACGTAGAGAAAGCTACCACTGCAGAAGAAGTTAACGCCGCGTTGAAAGCAGCTGCGGAAGGTCCGCTCAAAGGCGTACTGGCATACTGCGAAGAACCTTTGGTTTCCAAGGACTTCAACGGCAATGCCAATTCCTCCATCGTTGACGCTCTTTCCACGATGGTTATCGAAGGCACCATGGTTAAAGTAGTTTCCTGGTACGACAACGAGTGGGGCTACTCCAACCGCGTTGTTGACCTGATCGCTTACATGGCGAAAAAAGGTCTCTAA
- the pyk gene encoding pyruvate kinase, producing MFKKTKIVCTMGPSTDQPGIVEKMLEAGMNVARFNFSHGSHKEHQGRMARVREAAANVNKNVAILLDTKGPEMRLGLFKDGKVELVTGQKFVLTAEVIEGTVERATVNHPGLPEDVKAGDTILLSDGLVSLVVEAVEGAEIITTVQNNGVIGNRKRVAAPGVAVNLPPLSEQDVADIRFGLTQGIDFIAASFIQRAADILAIRKILEDAGAEVDIIAKIENVEGVRNMDEILQVADGIMVARGDLGVEIPAEDVPLIQKELITKCNTVGKPVITATQMLESMVNNPRPTRAEASDVANAIFDGTDAIMLSGETASGDYPVEAVETMARIAVRTEKSLPYAEIYTSRGALANQVTTEAISHATVQIAQELSAAAIVTSSEKGYTARMVSKYRPKAAIVAVSQHPATIRRMQLYWGVVPVPGNASCGTDEMVENAVEGALESGAVNPGDLIVITAGVPLGMSGTTNMIRVHVVGDVLLRGIGLGQKAATGKVCVVNSAADLVRFKAGDVMVVNSIHEEIAARASEAAAIVAEEGGLTSPAAIVGISFGMPVLVGVAGATTHLPEGMLITVDPVRGQVYQGKANAR from the coding sequence ATGTTCAAAAAAACCAAAATTGTGTGTACCATGGGACCCAGCACTGACCAGCCGGGGATTGTGGAAAAGATGCTCGAAGCGGGCATGAATGTAGCGCGTTTCAATTTTTCCCATGGTTCGCATAAAGAGCACCAGGGACGTATGGCGCGAGTACGGGAAGCGGCGGCCAACGTCAACAAAAACGTGGCTATTTTGTTGGATACTAAAGGCCCGGAAATGCGGCTAGGCCTGTTTAAGGACGGCAAAGTGGAACTGGTGACCGGTCAGAAGTTCGTGCTTACGGCGGAAGTGATCGAAGGTACCGTCGAGCGGGCTACTGTCAATCACCCCGGCTTGCCGGAAGACGTGAAAGCGGGCGACACCATTTTGCTTTCCGACGGCCTTGTCAGTCTGGTTGTTGAAGCGGTAGAAGGCGCGGAAATCATCACGACGGTGCAGAACAACGGCGTCATCGGCAATCGCAAGCGCGTCGCAGCTCCTGGCGTAGCAGTCAATCTGCCGCCTCTTTCCGAACAGGATGTAGCGGACATTCGTTTTGGCTTGACCCAAGGCATCGATTTCATTGCGGCTTCCTTCATTCAGCGGGCGGCGGACATTCTAGCCATCCGCAAGATTTTGGAAGACGCTGGCGCGGAAGTGGATATCATCGCCAAGATTGAAAACGTCGAAGGCGTACGCAACATGGACGAAATCCTGCAGGTTGCCGACGGTATCATGGTCGCTCGCGGCGATTTGGGCGTGGAAATCCCCGCCGAAGACGTGCCCCTCATTCAAAAGGAACTGATTACAAAATGCAATACCGTGGGCAAGCCGGTTATTACGGCTACGCAGATGCTGGAGTCCATGGTCAATAACCCGCGGCCGACTCGGGCGGAAGCCAGCGACGTAGCCAATGCTATCTTTGACGGCACCGACGCGATTATGCTCAGCGGCGAAACGGCTTCCGGCGACTATCCGGTGGAAGCGGTGGAAACCATGGCGCGCATTGCGGTGCGTACGGAAAAATCTCTGCCTTATGCGGAAATATACACTTCCCGTGGCGCTCTGGCCAACCAGGTGACCACGGAAGCCATCAGCCATGCGACGGTGCAGATTGCGCAGGAGCTGTCGGCTGCTGCGATTGTTACGTCCAGCGAAAAGGGCTACACAGCGCGGATGGTCTCCAAATACCGTCCCAAAGCGGCTATTGTGGCTGTGTCCCAGCATCCGGCTACCATTCGCCGTATGCAGCTGTATTGGGGCGTCGTGCCGGTGCCTGGCAACGCTTCCTGCGGTACTGATGAAATGGTGGAAAACGCGGTAGAGGGAGCCTTGGAGTCCGGCGCCGTCAACCCCGGTGATTTGATTGTTATTACGGCTGGCGTGCCCTTGGGCATGTCGGGTACGACCAATATGATCCGCGTTCATGTGGTAGGAGACGTGCTGCTCAGAGGCATCGGCCTGGGACAAAAAGCGGCTACAGGCAAGGTTTGCGTGGTGAATTCCGCAGCGGACCTGGTTCGCTTCAAAGCTGGCGACGTCATGGTTGTGAACAGCATCCATGAAGAAATTGCCGCCAGAGCTTCCGAAGCGGCAGCTATTGTGGCGGAAGAAGGCGGTCTGACCTCTCCGGCGGCGATTGTGGGCATCAGCTTCGGCATGCCGGTTCTTGTGGGCGTAGCAGGCGCTACCACGCATCTGCCTGAGGGCATGCTGATTACCGTCGACCCGGTACGCGGCCAAGTGTATCAAGGCAAGGCCAACGCGCGCTAA
- a CDS encoding anaerobic glycerol-3-phosphate dehydrogenase subunit C encodes MAKHRINPDDCIACTTCVAHCPVTAATRKFRGPKMLGPALERFRISEEDYEPSLEYCSNCKNCDLSCPSGVPVSTLNMLAKAAYYKKNPQSMRDHMLSHGENMAKMVNSIPFGAALANVSMHNPVSRAAMKQIGISDKAPMPTYAATSFVSWFKSQKQTPCEEKVVFFPGCFINYNQPQVGKDLVAVLQHNGIEVIVPEEFVCCGSPLVTGGYLDEAESNARKNAVEIAKWAAKGYKILTACTSCGLMLNQEYQELFPAIEGLAQNALSLYDAFEFLAERAAEGKLKTDFAPVQEHFMYHVPCHLRVQGIGLPALTLLRQIPGLSIEEADAGCCGISGNYGFRDEKYEISMAVGAELFQRIKDSGVKTVVCDCGTCRLQIGHGSGAATAHPVSILRKAYQL; translated from the coding sequence ATGGCTAAACATCGGATTAATCCGGACGATTGCATTGCCTGCACTACCTGTGTGGCGCATTGTCCTGTAACAGCGGCCACCCGCAAATTTCGCGGACCTAAAATGCTGGGGCCAGCCTTGGAGCGCTTCCGCATTTCAGAGGAAGACTACGAACCGTCTTTAGAATATTGTTCAAACTGCAAGAACTGCGACTTGTCCTGCCCGTCCGGCGTGCCTGTTTCTACGCTGAACATGCTGGCTAAGGCCGCCTATTACAAGAAAAACCCCCAGAGCATGCGGGATCATATGCTCTCGCATGGTGAAAATATGGCTAAAATGGTCAACTCTATTCCTTTTGGCGCGGCGCTGGCCAATGTGAGCATGCACAATCCGGTTTCCCGGGCGGCGATGAAGCAAATCGGCATTTCCGATAAAGCTCCCATGCCGACGTATGCTGCGACCAGTTTTGTAAGCTGGTTCAAAAGCCAGAAGCAAACTCCATGCGAAGAAAAAGTCGTCTTTTTCCCGGGCTGCTTTATTAACTACAATCAGCCGCAAGTCGGCAAGGACTTGGTAGCGGTGCTACAGCACAACGGCATTGAAGTAATTGTGCCGGAAGAATTCGTTTGCTGCGGGTCGCCGCTGGTGACTGGCGGCTACCTGGACGAAGCGGAAAGCAACGCCCGGAAAAATGCAGTGGAGATTGCCAAATGGGCGGCTAAAGGCTATAAGATCCTCACGGCCTGCACCAGCTGCGGTCTGATGCTGAATCAAGAATACCAAGAATTGTTCCCTGCGATTGAAGGCTTGGCTCAAAACGCGCTATCCCTGTACGACGCCTTTGAATTTTTGGCGGAGCGCGCCGCGGAAGGCAAGCTGAAAACCGACTTCGCTCCGGTACAGGAACATTTTATGTACCATGTGCCTTGCCATCTGCGGGTGCAGGGCATCGGCCTGCCAGCCTTGACGCTGCTGCGGCAAATTCCCGGTTTGTCCATCGAAGAAGCCGACGCCGGCTGCTGCGGCATTTCCGGAAACTACGGCTTCCGTGATGAAAAATATGAAATCTCCATGGCTGTGGGCGCGGAACTTTTTCAGCGCATCAAAGACAGCGGTGTAAAAACGGTAGTCTGCGACTGCGGCACTTGCCGGTTGCAGATCGGTCATGGCAGCGGCGCTGCCACGGCGCATCCTGTCAGTATTTTGCGCAAGGCGTACCAACTATAA
- the glpB gene encoding anaerobic glycerol-3-phosphate dehydrogenase subunit GlpB encodes MKSDVIVIGSGMAGLIAAAAAAQRGKKTTLLSKGAGTLVIGGGIVDILGYTEAGKAILSPGAAVEQAQEAHPYAKLGLENVKQAAKFLQEICEQEGYAYVGDLEHNQWVPTAAGTLKPTCLVPRTMDASRLCEAEEIVVVGLKGLKDYPTELISKGLERLFGANAKVTQVEIALSVEDGRDVTALDMARWLDSKAGLEECAVKLRQVVKSGATLIMPPVLGTKPSYYAFETLQEATGCHIIETSSMPPAVTGLRLRKALLAYAKRQGVTIVDNAEAVRADVKNGRCTAIYTQGFGREHCYEAAQVIVATGGLYGGGLVAEPNVIQERIFGLPVGAPEQSEFWGIQELFSPGGQPFAKFGVAVDDTLRPVDAAGTVLLENVRFAGRNLAGYDFSYEKSGNGVALASGYCAGMTV; translated from the coding sequence ATGAAAAGTGATGTAATTGTAATCGGCAGCGGCATGGCTGGCTTGATTGCCGCCGCAGCCGCAGCGCAGCGAGGCAAAAAGACGACGCTTTTGAGCAAAGGCGCGGGTACCTTGGTCATCGGCGGCGGAATTGTTGACATTCTCGGCTATACCGAAGCAGGCAAAGCCATTTTAAGCCCTGGAGCGGCCGTGGAGCAGGCGCAAGAAGCGCATCCTTACGCTAAGCTGGGTTTGGAGAACGTCAAGCAGGCAGCTAAATTCCTGCAGGAAATTTGCGAGCAAGAAGGCTACGCCTATGTGGGCGACCTAGAACACAACCAGTGGGTGCCCACAGCGGCAGGAACGCTGAAGCCTACTTGCCTGGTGCCGCGGACGATGGACGCCAGCCGTCTTTGCGAGGCCGAAGAAATTGTCGTCGTAGGCTTGAAAGGCTTGAAAGACTATCCGACAGAACTGATCAGTAAAGGCTTGGAGCGGCTCTTTGGAGCCAATGCCAAAGTGACGCAGGTGGAGATCGCCTTGTCTGTGGAGGATGGCCGCGATGTTACGGCTTTGGATATGGCTCGCTGGCTGGACAGCAAAGCGGGGCTGGAAGAGTGCGCCGTCAAGCTGCGCCAAGTTGTTAAAAGCGGGGCTACGTTGATTATGCCGCCGGTTTTAGGAACCAAGCCTTCTTACTATGCTTTTGAAACCTTGCAGGAAGCGACAGGCTGTCATATTATTGAAACTTCGTCCATGCCGCCGGCTGTGACCGGTTTGCGTTTGCGCAAAGCGCTTTTAGCTTATGCCAAGCGGCAGGGCGTAACTATTGTGGATAATGCCGAAGCGGTGCGGGCGGATGTGAAGAACGGACGCTGCACAGCTATCTATACCCAAGGCTTCGGGCGGGAGCATTGCTATGAAGCGGCCCAAGTCATTGTGGCTACCGGCGGTTTGTACGGCGGCGGCTTGGTTGCTGAACCAAATGTCATTCAAGAACGTATCTTCGGTCTGCCTGTCGGAGCGCCGGAACAGTCCGAATTCTGGGGCATTCAAGAGTTGTTTTCTCCTGGAGGTCAGCCTTTTGCCAAATTTGGCGTTGCTGTAGACGACACGTTGCGTCCGGTAGATGCTGCCGGTACAGTGTTGTTGGAAAATGTGCGTTTTGCGGGACGAAATTTGGCAGGGTATGACTTCAGCTATGAAAAATCAGGCAATGGCGTGGCGCTGGCAAGCGGCTACTGCGCCGGCATGACGGTGTGA